The Chlorocebus sabaeus isolate Y175 chromosome 1, mChlSab1.0.hap1, whole genome shotgun sequence genome includes a region encoding these proteins:
- the OR51V1 gene encoding olfactory receptor 51V1, with translation MSISNSNFNSSRFILTGFPGLEVHYPWLCIPFFSIYWLVFLGNCMVLHVIWTESNLHQPMFYFLAMLALTDLCMGFSTVPTVLGILLGFIQEISLDSCIAQSYFIHGLSFMESSVLLAMAFDRYIAICNPLRYSSILTNDKIMKIGVAILCRSSLLIPPVIIRLKFLNYCRPHILSHSFCLHQDLIRMACSDIRFNNVYGLALVISNLLLDAVLILISYVMILHTVLAIASWEERLKSLQTCVSHICAVLVFYIPIIGLTMVHRFGKHLPPLVHVLMGNTYILFPPMMNPIIYSIKTQQIRRRVQRLFSLKRA, from the coding sequence ATGTCTATCTCTAACTCAAACTTCAATAGTTCCAGATTTATTCTCACTGGTTTTCCTGGCCTAGAAGTTCACTATCCCTGGCTCTGCATTCCTTTCTTCTCCATCTATTGGCTGGTGTTCTTGGGAAACTGCATGGTGCTCCATGTGATCTGGACTGAGTCAAACCTCCACCAGCCTATGTTCTATTTTCTGGCCATGCTGGCCCTCACTGACCTGTGCATGGGGTTTTCTACTGTGCCCACGGTGCTGGGGATCCTGTTGGGGTTCATTCAAGAGATCAGCCTGGATTCCTGCATTGCCCAGTCCTATTTCATACATGGTCTGTCCTTCATGGAGTCCTCTGTCCTCCTCGCTATGGCTTTTGACCGCTACATCGCCATTTGCAACCCACTGCGCTATTCTTCCATCCTAACTAATGACAAAATCATGAAGATTGGGGTGGCAATCTTATGTAGGAGTTCTTTGCTAATACCTCCAGTCATCATCCGTTTGAAATTCTTGAATTATTGCCGTCCTCACATCCTTTCTCACTCCTTCTGCCTGCACCAAGACTTAATTAGAATGGCCTGTTCGGACATCCGCTTTAACAATGTCTATGGTCTCGCCCTTGTGATCAGCAACCTGTTGTTAGATGCAGTGCTCATACTTATCTCCTATGTTATGATTTTGCATACAGTCTTGGCCATTGCATCCTGGGAGGAGAGACTCAAGTCTTTGCAGACCTGTGTATCTCACAtctgtgctgttttggttttcTACATCCCAATCATTGGTCTGACCATGGTTCATCGCTTTGGGAAACACCTCCCACCACTGGTTCACGTCCTCATGGGCAATACCTATATCCTTTTCCCACCCATGATGAACCCTATTATTTATAGTATCAAGACCCAACAGATACGAAGAAGAGTCCAGAGATTGTTCTCCTTGAAAAGAGCCTAA